A stretch of Candidatus Bathyarchaeota archaeon DNA encodes these proteins:
- the mch gene encoding methenyltetrahydromethanopterin cyclohydrolase, with the protein MLSINKLAYELIREILTNPEYYRVGVKMLPSGATVIDTGIKAHGGYEAGLMTTRIAMGGAGTAELGYADFGGLTLPTVVISTDHPAVALFGAQLAGWRIKPEGYTADGSGPARALALKPKKVFRKIEYQDEADVAVIVLETEEMPPDSAAYFIAEACKVKPENVYMLLTTGTSMAGMVQISGRIVETGLFRLDLLGLDLKKVRYGAGYAPIMPVHPDKGKAMGRAEDALTYGGVTTYIVDEEEEVLKEIALSAPSSNCSDYGKSSYEIYKAVNFDFIKIDPALFAPAVVTLTSSKTGSSFTCGKINHEIIKRSVES; encoded by the coding sequence ATGCTAAGCATAAACAAGCTGGCCTATGAGCTCATTAGGGAGATCCTGACCAACCCGGAGTACTATCGCGTGGGAGTCAAGATGCTGCCATCCGGGGCGACAGTTATAGATACTGGGATCAAGGCCCACGGGGGCTATGAGGCCGGTTTAATGACGACCAGGATAGCTATGGGGGGGGCTGGGACTGCAGAGCTCGGCTACGCTGATTTTGGGGGGCTCACTCTGCCCACGGTAGTCATCTCAACGGATCACCCTGCAGTGGCCCTATTTGGGGCCCAGCTTGCGGGTTGGCGGATAAAACCGGAAGGATACACCGCCGACGGTTCAGGACCCGCCCGGGCGCTTGCCTTGAAACCAAAGAAGGTGTTCAGGAAAATCGAATATCAAGACGAGGCGGACGTCGCAGTGATCGTCTTAGAAACAGAAGAAATGCCCCCGGACTCGGCTGCCTACTTCATTGCTGAGGCGTGTAAAGTGAAGCCCGAGAACGTCTATATGCTCCTCACGACAGGGACATCCATGGCGGGGATGGTCCAGATTTCAGGGAGAATCGTGGAGACGGGGCTCTTCAGGCTAGACCTTCTGGGCCTCGACCTCAAGAAGGTTCGGTATGGGGCGGGTTACGCCCCAATCATGCCAGTACATCCAGATAAGGGGAAGGCTATGGGGCGGGCCGAGGACGCCCTAACTTATGGAGGGGTAACCACCTATATAGTTGACGAGGAGGAGGAGGTTCTCAAGGAGATCGCGTTAAGCGCGCCCTCTAGCAACTGCAGCGACTACGGAAAGTCAAGCTATGAGATCTACAAAGCGGTCAACTTCGACTTCATCAAGATCGATCCGGCCCTCTTCGCGCCGGCTGTGGTGACCTTGACTAGTTCCAAGACTGGGTCCTCCTTCACATGTGGCAAGATCAACCATGAGATCATCAAGCGCTCCGTAGAGAGCTAG
- a CDS encoding M24 family metallopeptidase, with protein sequence MDFEGRLSRAREEMRKMGVDLMYLRRGAKLWYLAGIRRRGPEMTDHNTYGDYIQGAYVGAEEGFVLVGPRMGSAAWVYEAKGKPWINELRIIDESETPEKVLEEVLKGFDVKGDVMVDERAWAQGGLLIQKNLPRSGLRLASEIIDPMKMIKDKNEIALMKKVGEITDKVYGEVVNHLKVGLKEEEVAHEVDYQFTKHNSDQTSFVTGVRFSSPKRPRRLHASRSTSRSLHEGDTITFDFGGVYQGYCSDFGRTVYVGDPPAKVKEIHNAVMDAQAAAIQVMVSDTITAQGLDRIARGLITDRGYGECFGHRLGHGIGVTVHEPPFLYIPDDTMLQTGMTFTVEPSIRLPNSWSVRVEDVVMVTEEGGLPFTNYHKELITI encoded by the coding sequence ATGGATTTTGAAGGAAGGCTGAGTCGAGCAAGAGAGGAGATGCGGAAAATGGGCGTTGATTTGATGTACCTCCGCCGGGGAGCTAAGCTATGGTACTTGGCTGGTATTCGGAGGCGAGGGCCTGAGATGACTGATCATAACACCTATGGGGACTATATTCAGGGTGCTTACGTAGGGGCTGAGGAGGGCTTCGTCCTAGTGGGACCCCGGATGGGTAGCGCAGCATGGGTATACGAGGCCAAGGGAAAACCCTGGATCAATGAATTGAGGATCATTGATGAGTCTGAGACCCCGGAGAAGGTCCTAGAGGAGGTCCTCAAGGGATTCGATGTTAAGGGCGATGTCATGGTTGACGAGCGAGCCTGGGCTCAGGGAGGGCTTCTAATTCAGAAAAATCTCCCGCGATCAGGCTTGAGACTTGCTTCGGAGATCATCGATCCAATGAAGATGATTAAGGACAAAAACGAGATCGCCCTTATGAAAAAGGTGGGCGAGATTACTGATAAGGTATATGGCGAGGTAGTAAATCACCTCAAGGTGGGTCTGAAGGAGGAGGAGGTGGCCCATGAGGTGGACTACCAGTTCACCAAACACAACTCAGATCAAACCTCCTTCGTTACCGGGGTGAGGTTCAGCAGCCCCAAGAGACCTAGGAGGCTTCACGCGTCTCGGTCGACATCTAGGAGCCTGCATGAGGGAGATACTATCACGTTTGACTTTGGTGGAGTCTACCAAGGTTACTGCTCCGACTTCGGGAGGACGGTCTACGTGGGGGATCCCCCGGCAAAGGTAAAGGAGATCCATAATGCCGTGATGGATGCACAGGCTGCAGCCATACAGGTGATGGTGAGTGATACGATAACAGCGCAGGGGCTGGATAGGATAGCCCGGGGCCTCATCACAGACAGGGGATACGGCGAGTGCTTCGGCCACAGACTAGGACATGGGATAGGGGTCACCGTGCACGAGCCACCTTTTCTCTACATCCCCGACGACACGATGCTCCAGACCGGGATGACATTCACTGTGGAGCCCAGCATCCGGCTTCCAAACAGCTGGTCGGTTAGGGTAGAGGACGTCGTGATGGTCACTGAAGAGGGAGGACTCCCTTTCACTAACTATCATAAAGAGCTAATCACCATATGA
- a CDS encoding D-aminoacylase → MYDLIIKDSKILDGTGIPSFRADIGIKGEKIVEVSKAQLSEESETIIDGNGLFAAPGFVDMHTHADISIFTNPLGKSLIMQGVTLVLTGNCGSSPAPLDDDIKKGWLLRGGGYKPDWDDFPGYLDAIERAKFSSNIATQIGHNSIRAYVMGEYAAHASNKTELDEMSEILEVAMDAGAIGFSSGLMYRPGIWSETEELIELCKVVEKSGGVYTSHMRGEANEVLQSVSELVKITEESGVSAHIGHHRAECRVNWGLIKHTLGMMMQANLKGCNITCDFFPYEACGVGGGIPLPRWASPLYMPKKDAEKMIHDSQTREKIKDEIRKGTELGPDKRSYEPIDSTDDVVITIYPDEPELQGKTVTELSRIKGYTDPLDFFLYTVTSDKPFGVVAFNVWEKDLDKLVKSPLAMIGTDSGFVDNIGVPNRHPRAYGSYPKILGEYVREKKLISWEEAVMKFSTRPHSKLGIKDRGVIRPGFFADLVFFNPDTVGTKVDYSGVARYPIGIEHVVINGQLVVENSIHTGKKSGKLIRKLG, encoded by the coding sequence ATGTATGACCTCATAATAAAAGACTCGAAAATTCTCGATGGAACCGGTATCCCAAGTTTTAGAGCAGACATTGGGATAAAAGGAGAAAAAATTGTTGAGGTATCCAAGGCTCAATTATCTGAAGAGTCTGAAACAATCATTGATGGCAACGGATTATTTGCCGCTCCAGGTTTTGTAGATATGCATACTCATGCAGATATCTCTATATTTACGAATCCACTTGGGAAAAGCCTCATAATGCAAGGAGTGACACTTGTGTTGACTGGAAATTGTGGTTCAAGCCCTGCACCGCTTGACGATGATATTAAAAAAGGATGGCTTTTGAGAGGTGGTGGATATAAACCTGATTGGGATGATTTTCCTGGATATCTGGATGCAATTGAACGTGCAAAATTTAGTTCAAATATAGCCACTCAAATTGGACACAACTCCATAAGAGCTTATGTTATGGGAGAATACGCTGCTCATGCATCAAATAAAACTGAGTTAGATGAAATGTCAGAAATACTGGAAGTTGCAATGGATGCAGGGGCCATAGGTTTTTCATCTGGTCTAATGTATAGGCCTGGTATTTGGTCTGAAACAGAGGAATTAATTGAGTTATGCAAGGTCGTGGAGAAAAGTGGTGGCGTTTATACATCCCACATGCGTGGTGAAGCTAATGAAGTTTTACAATCAGTTTCTGAGCTAGTGAAAATCACTGAAGAATCAGGAGTTTCCGCACATATAGGTCATCACAGGGCCGAATGCCGAGTTAATTGGGGCTTGATTAAACATACTCTGGGAATGATGATGCAGGCTAATCTCAAAGGTTGCAATATTACGTGTGATTTTTTTCCTTATGAAGCATGTGGTGTGGGTGGTGGAATACCATTACCAAGATGGGCAAGTCCGCTATATATGCCTAAGAAAGATGCAGAAAAAATGATACATGACTCTCAAACCCGTGAAAAAATAAAGGATGAAATAAGAAAAGGAACTGAACTTGGACCAGACAAACGGTCTTATGAACCAATAGATAGTACGGATGATGTCGTAATCACAATTTACCCAGATGAACCCGAACTTCAGGGTAAAACAGTCACAGAGTTATCAAGAATTAAAGGTTATACCGATCCTTTGGATTTTTTTTTATATACTGTTACTAGTGACAAACCCTTTGGTGTGGTGGCTTTCAATGTATGGGAGAAAGATCTTGACAAATTAGTAAAATCTCCGTTAGCTATGATTGGTACTGATTCAGGCTTTGTCGATAATATTGGTGTTCCCAATAGACATCCCAGAGCTTATGGTTCTTATCCAAAGATTCTTGGAGAATATGTCCGAGAAAAAAAACTTATTTCTTGGGAGGAAGCAGTGATGAAATTTAGTACAAGGCCACACTCAAAGCTTGGGATCAAGGATAGAGGAGTTATTAGGCCCGGGTTCTTTGCGGATTTGGTGTTTTTTAACCCAGATACCGTTGGTACAAAAGTGGATTATTCAGGAGTAGCAAGGTATCCTATAGGCATTGAACACGTGGTTATTAATGGACAATTAGTTGTGGAAAACTCAATACATACTGGAAAGAAATCCGGAAAACTCATAAGAAAACTGGGTTAA
- a CDS encoding cupin domain-containing protein, with translation MHVNIDSVKEKEISPGVIGRVLLAEGQSSPGGLTVFHHTLTDGEVVFDQQGAEFQHYIVQGCARIGGKFVHSETAIFVPGSSRFGDPHKHRIAHDGEGELRIVTAIYKTDRPNFRWAKSRSRNLYQALPSVSTIINQQLITEEEHALMGALKMHALDIQTHAPLTGNPEHKNPEEVMYVLRGTGEAVCGEEKYHVKPGALIYSKEGEVHGIYNRDDKLPLQYFVLEFIDHDKMWTERGYRV, from the coding sequence ATGCACGTTAATATTGACAGCGTAAAAGAGAAAGAAATATCACCCGGGGTAATTGGGAGGGTTCTCCTGGCGGAAGGCCAGTCATCTCCGGGAGGCTTGACGGTATTTCACCACACCCTTACGGATGGTGAAGTTGTTTTTGATCAGCAGGGAGCCGAGTTCCAGCACTATATCGTCCAAGGATGTGCCAGGATAGGAGGAAAGTTCGTCCACTCCGAGACCGCGATATTCGTGCCAGGTAGCTCAAGGTTCGGTGATCCCCATAAACATAGGATAGCCCACGACGGGGAGGGGGAGCTCCGAATAGTCACCGCCATCTACAAAACGGATCGACCGAATTTCAGGTGGGCCAAGTCTCGCAGCAGAAACCTCTACCAGGCGTTGCCGAGCGTCTCAACCATCATAAATCAGCAGCTCATAACCGAAGAGGAGCACGCCCTCATGGGGGCGCTCAAAATGCATGCACTTGACATCCAAACCCATGCGCCCCTCACGGGTAACCCCGAGCATAAGAACCCCGAAGAGGTCATGTACGTTTTAAGAGGAACGGGAGAGGCGGTATGTGGCGAAGAAAAGTATCATGTGAAGCCTGGAGCGCTCATCTACTCAAAGGAAGGAGAGGTCCATGGTATCTATAACCGTGACGACAAGCTGCCACTGCAGTACTTTGTCCTCGAGTTCATTGATCACGACAAGATGTGGACGGAGAGAGGCTACAGGGTCTAA
- a CDS encoding cupin domain-containing protein: MHINIADVEGLEITQGVVERTLLRPEQTETSDLTVKHHVLTGGEIMFVEDGVEYQHYIISGCALMKGRLLHGDSGVFVPGSSRFGEPHKHGFAHTGEGKLRILTVIYKTPRPNFRWAKTRIKNLSQVEGRLGGMFAQQIFTEEEHALMGALRMHSLDVQTHAPGVVLPVHRNPEEFAYILRGTGEVMSGDNRVRVRPGSLVYTEEAVPHAVKNTSEDLPLQYVAFEFTRQDESWTEMGYNEKT; the protein is encoded by the coding sequence ATGCATATCAATATCGCCGATGTCGAAGGATTGGAGATTACTCAGGGAGTTGTGGAGAGGACTTTACTCCGACCTGAGCAAACAGAGACTAGTGACCTGACCGTAAAACACCACGTCCTTACCGGGGGGGAGATAATGTTCGTGGAGGATGGCGTAGAATATCAGCATTATATCATCTCCGGGTGTGCCCTTATGAAGGGCCGCCTACTGCACGGCGATTCGGGTGTCTTCGTCCCTGGCAGCAGCCGGTTCGGTGAGCCCCATAAACACGGCTTTGCCCATACGGGGGAAGGAAAGCTGCGGATACTTACGGTGATATATAAGACGCCTCGTCCAAACTTCAGGTGGGCCAAGACTAGGATCAAGAACCTGAGCCAAGTCGAGGGCCGCCTCGGGGGCATGTTTGCCCAACAAATATTCACGGAGGAGGAGCATGCGCTTATGGGGGCTCTTAGAATGCATTCTCTTGATGTTCAGACTCATGCGCCTGGCGTCGTTCTGCCCGTTCACCGAAACCCTGAGGAGTTTGCGTATATTCTAAGGGGGACGGGCGAGGTAATGTCCGGAGACAATAGGGTAAGGGTGAGACCCGGTTCTTTGGTGTACACCGAAGAGGCCGTTCCGCATGCAGTAAAAAATACTAGCGAAGACCTTCCTCTTCAGTATGTTGCATTCGAGTTCACGAGACAGGACGAGAGCTGGACCGAGATGGGGTACAATGAAAAAACGTGA
- a CDS encoding sulfite oxidase-like oxidoreductase, with amino-acid sequence MALVLSGFLSRFKKGDGEELRRLPPGQSLTEKFPILHYGSIPKVNLSDWDFRVFGLVEEEVILTWEEFNDLPQRKIILDIHCVTWWSKLDTEWEGVFIRDLVEEGIIKPKPEAKFVIQHCEHNFTENLPIDLVMADNFLLATHYAGEPLTPDHGYPLRGVIGSFPDRSEAKTTYLWKGGKWLRGLEFKDRDRPGFWERNGYHNEADPWTEQRYSQRF; translated from the coding sequence TTGGCGCTTGTTTTGAGTGGCTTCTTATCTCGTTTCAAGAAGGGCGATGGGGAAGAACTCAGACGTCTCCCCCCCGGGCAGTCCCTCACTGAGAAGTTCCCCATCCTCCACTACGGATCAATCCCTAAAGTCAACCTATCAGATTGGGACTTTAGGGTTTTCGGTCTTGTTGAGGAGGAAGTCATCTTAACGTGGGAGGAGTTCAATGATCTCCCACAGAGGAAGATCATCCTGGACATACATTGTGTAACCTGGTGGTCAAAACTAGATACGGAGTGGGAGGGTGTCTTCATTAGGGACCTCGTCGAGGAGGGCATAATTAAGCCCAAACCCGAAGCCAAATTTGTCATCCAGCATTGTGAGCATAACTTCACTGAAAATCTTCCCATCGATCTAGTCATGGCTGACAACTTCCTCCTTGCTACCCATTATGCGGGGGAACCCCTCACTCCAGATCACGGATATCCTCTTAGGGGGGTTATCGGCTCTTTTCCAGACAGGAGTGAGGCGAAGACCACTTACCTCTGGAAGGGAGGAAAATGGCTCAGAGGGCTTGAGTTTAAGGATCGTGATCGCCCTGGTTTCTGGGAGAGGAACGGCTACCACAATGAAGCAGACCCCTGGACGGAGCAGAGGTATAGCCAGCGATTCTGA
- a CDS encoding putative metallopeptidase, with translation MIHYFPAPDVKRSIEEMVGLLRFDHIDLGNIYCVRSRGSKAKSTIARIHGRSKVWQAVGLEPSYVIEIIAERFDRLSPEDQARILIHELLHIPHGFKGGFRHHKDYVNDETVDTWYKRYCEKKDA, from the coding sequence TTGATCCACTACTTCCCTGCTCCTGATGTAAAGAGGAGCATTGAGGAGATGGTGGGCCTCCTTAGGTTCGATCACATTGACTTGGGCAATATATATTGCGTCAGAAGCAGAGGCTCTAAGGCGAAAAGTACTATTGCTAGGATCCACGGCAGGAGCAAGGTTTGGCAGGCTGTTGGTCTTGAGCCCTCATACGTTATCGAGATAATAGCGGAGCGATTTGATAGACTATCTCCAGAGGATCAGGCTAGGATCTTGATCCACGAGCTTCTCCATATCCCCCACGGGTTTAAGGGAGGCTTTCGACATCACAAAGACTATGTCAACGACGAGACGGTCGATACCTGGTATAAGAGGTATTGCGAGAAGAAAGACGCTTAA
- a CDS encoding acetate--CoA ligase family protein codes for MRDKAVNEIFKTAEAEGRDFLFEHEAKNLCVLYGLPVTKITVGETEEDVVDAAKKLGFPVVLKIVSPQVIHKSDVGGVLIDIKDEMGVRQGYKTILKNIKAYVPEAEITGILIQKMAPWGTEVIVGSTKDPTFGTTLMFGLGGIFVEILKDVSFRLVPIVRSDAEEMVKKIKAYKILEGVRGKPPSDTKVIVEILLKTSEMLVDCPEISELDMNPVLVYEEGAMVVDARIIL; via the coding sequence ATGAGAGATAAAGCAGTCAACGAGATCTTCAAAACCGCCGAGGCCGAGGGCAGGGATTTCCTCTTCGAGCACGAGGCTAAGAACCTTTGTGTCCTTTATGGTCTCCCGGTAACCAAGATTACTGTCGGGGAGACCGAGGAAGACGTCGTTGATGCCGCCAAGAAACTCGGTTTTCCCGTGGTCCTCAAGATAGTATCTCCCCAGGTCATCCACAAATCTGATGTCGGTGGTGTCCTTATCGACATTAAGGACGAAATGGGGGTCAGACAGGGGTACAAGACTATCCTGAAGAATATCAAAGCTTACGTTCCAGAGGCTGAGATTACCGGTATCCTGATCCAAAAGATGGCCCCTTGGGGGACCGAGGTCATCGTCGGATCCACCAAGGACCCTACCTTCGGCACAACCCTGATGTTTGGGCTCGGAGGGATTTTCGTCGAGATCTTGAAAGACGTCAGCTTCAGGCTCGTTCCGATAGTCCGGTCAGACGCTGAGGAGATGGTGAAAAAGATCAAGGCTTACAAGATCCTCGAAGGGGTTCGGGGGAAGCCCCCCTCAGACACCAAGGTCATCGTCGAAATACTGCTGAAAACATCAGAGATGCTTGTTGATTGTCCCGAGATATCTGAACTGGATATGAATCCTGTTCTCGTCTATGAAGAGGGCGCTATGGTCGTGGATGCCCGGATCATCCTTTGA
- a CDS encoding amidohydrolase family protein translates to MSEYTVIRAKRMIDGTGNKPVNDPVIVVKDNQIHLIDEDGQDEIPQGTGVREVNLGEQTVLPGLVDTHIHLTLGTYGGYSKISRESDSIHLMAGVSNVRAALRAGITTMMDAGARNLVAQSLRQGIKLGIVEGPRLLVAGRPLTSTGGHFHFCNDNEANGVDQVVARVGQFVKEDVDFVKIMASGGGSVNIGSLGGPTASQVTFSEGEMRSAVEASHRLGRVITAHCEAYDSVGNAARAGVDILCHCGFLTPDGSRGFDEDAVKTMTEKGLYYCPTLQTGSDRYDSLGAITKEGQVLADDEERAWEELNYKFQRKFENLSRMRKMGVKVVAGSDATGLGNSTRLLRAMEMMVDAGMSPLEVISSATGTAAEAYRMGDIFGTIKVGVKADIISVEGNPEKDISDLRKIKFCMIDGIITLD, encoded by the coding sequence ATGAGTGAATACACGGTTATTCGCGCCAAGCGCATGATTGACGGAACTGGAAATAAACCAGTTAATGATCCTGTGATTGTTGTCAAAGACAACCAAATACACCTCATAGACGAGGACGGTCAAGATGAAATACCGCAAGGTACCGGGGTCAGGGAGGTGAACCTAGGGGAACAGACAGTGCTCCCAGGTCTGGTGGACACACACATACACCTCACATTAGGGACTTATGGGGGATACAGCAAGATCAGCAGAGAGTCTGACTCCATCCACTTGATGGCTGGAGTATCAAACGTCAGAGCGGCCTTACGAGCAGGAATAACCACCATGATGGATGCAGGGGCCAGAAACCTAGTGGCCCAGAGCCTGAGGCAGGGAATCAAACTAGGAATAGTGGAGGGCCCAAGGCTTCTCGTCGCTGGTAGACCTCTCACCAGTACTGGCGGACATTTCCACTTCTGCAACGACAACGAGGCAAATGGAGTTGACCAGGTGGTCGCGAGGGTAGGGCAGTTCGTCAAGGAGGATGTGGACTTTGTCAAGATTATGGCATCAGGTGGAGGCTCAGTTAACATCGGATCCCTCGGAGGCCCAACGGCGAGCCAGGTCACCTTCAGCGAGGGAGAGATGCGTTCGGCGGTGGAAGCGTCTCACAGGTTAGGACGCGTGATAACAGCCCATTGTGAGGCGTATGACTCCGTGGGGAACGCGGCCCGGGCTGGCGTGGACATCCTCTGTCACTGTGGCTTCTTGACCCCGGATGGGTCCAGAGGATTCGACGAGGACGCCGTGAAAACCATGACCGAGAAGGGTCTTTACTATTGCCCCACTCTGCAGACCGGGTCTGATAGATATGATTCACTCGGGGCTATAACGAAAGAGGGGCAGGTGCTGGCTGATGACGAAGAAAGAGCTTGGGAGGAACTGAATTATAAGTTCCAAAGGAAATTCGAAAACCTCTCTAGGATGAGAAAAATGGGGGTTAAGGTTGTCGCGGGGTCAGACGCTACGGGACTCGGGAACTCGACGCGTCTGCTGAGGGCTATGGAGATGATGGTGGACGCAGGTATGTCACCTCTAGAAGTCATATCCTCGGCAACGGGTACCGCGGCAGAGGCATACAGGATGGGAGACATCTTTGGGACAATTAAAGTGGGGGTGAAAGCAGATATCATATCCGTGGAGGGCAACCCAGAAAAAGACATCAGCGATTTAAGGAAAATAAAGTTCTGTATGATAGATGGGATAATAACATTAGATTGA